In Streptococcus mitis, the DNA window ACAGATAATCCGCTTAATTGAACTTGCTCCATCAAATAAATCATTGCCTACACCTGAACGAGAAGTTACTCCTTCTACAATCAGAATGTCCTCATCCTTCCAAATATGTTTTAGTTTTTCAAATTGACTGAATGATTGCGATTTATCCATATAGTCAATGTATGGTCGAGATACAAATGTAGTCCCATACCAATTTGCTCTAGCTAATTCTACATAATCTTTTAAATGATGTTCTAAATGTCCCTTCCAAAAGGCTTCCGCTGCTGGTGTAAAATTTGAACGATCAGCAAATACATTTGGTAAACCAATAACTAATTTTTCATCACTTTGAAGAGAAATAATCTCTTTCAACTGACTTGCAAGGTTTTCATCATAAACTTGATAAGGAATAGATTTTCCTAACATTAAATCCATCTCTCCATCTCCAAAACGGATAATAGAAGATTGGTTTTCTATTATATAATCTAGAGTTTGATCAATATCCTTAACCATAATCGCTGGTCTTCTTGATTGGAATGTTCCAGAAATAATATTTTCAATGTCTTCCACCATACGTTCGGGTACTTTTGAAGAGTATATCTGTTGTCCAAAAGAACCATGTTGGGTACTATCAAAAGAGAAAATGATTTTATTCATTTCATGAGCTGATCTCACTATATCATGTGTCGAATGGCCACAGCTAATATCTAAATACAAGCCCGCTCTTACTTTTAATTGTTCTAATTTTTCTGTTGTTATAGCTGGATGTAAACGAATATTTTGATAGTTACTTTGTAGTTCATATAACTTTGGCCCCATATCTGTCCAAGCTGCGATATCAAAGATAACATGTGGAAGATATTGAGCTAAATAATCTAATTGTTCAATGTCCTGTGTATCAGTAAATATTAAGCAATGAAATGTCTCCTGATTATAATCTTTTAAAAATCGAGAATGACTAGCATAGTCTTTGATAGCTTCTATCATTAAATTGACATTTTCTTTATCAAATACTATTTGATCATACATTCCATGCTGTGTATTAGAAAAACTTAAGATAGGAATCCCAACGTTACAAACATCTTTCAAAATACTTTCAACTTCTAATCCCTGATGGATATCCAGATAAATATCCACTTTTCTTTTCAGTTTTTCCAAGACAGGAGGAACAATCTGTGGATGCAATCTCACATTATCATAGACAGCTAATTTTATCAGCTTATCACCCATATCCGTCCAAGCTGCGATATGAAAGACTACATCTGGTAGAGCCGTAACTAGCTCTTCTATCCCTTCTAAATCTTGGGAATTTGTCAAAGTTAAACAAGAAAATTCCTTATCTAGAGGCGATGTCATTTCAAACTCTCCTATATGGTGTTGTAAAATTTGATTCCACTCCAAATCATGAAATTCCCACCATAAATCACGATAACGGTTGGCTATCAAGGTGGTCCATGGCTTTCTGTAGGTAGTAAAATGAATCACCACTGGTTTATCGTTAAAAGCCAGATGTTCCTGCCAATTATTATACAAAGCAACCACATCATGTCCTACTTGTAAATTATAAGCTCTACCTAGTTCTAACCAATCATCTTGTAAGACCTGATTGAAAATCGTTTGATCACCATTAAAATGCTCAAAGCGACCTTCTTCAACTTCCTTTGTTGTTATTATAGACTGTTCAATTAACCGTTCTTTTAGATTCTCTTGACGCCATTTTTCATTGTTGATTAGTAGGACGCCAGTATTGAAACCTTGACCATTTGCATCTCTAATCGCTGCGATATAATGTTCTCTTACATCCTGCTCAAATAGACTGTCTAATTTATCATTAATAAGTAAGTCACAATCCAAATACAACACAGTATCTTCTTGTATATAGTCTGGAATAAAGTACCTAGCATAGGCAATTGAACTAATGTGAGCCTGTTTTTTCCAATTCTGAAACACAGCTTGTTCAGGTAGTTTAACATCGATAATGTCACTACCTAACACGCGAGCTATTTTTCGTGGTTTGCGGAACCAATCTGGCATGATATCTTGATTTAAAATATAAATCTTAACATCTCGATTGTGGTATAGGATAGATTTTATGGTTGTTTCTAACTGCGTGGTGTAATTACGATCACCAGCTAATACAATTGTTTTAATCATCTTGTTCTCTTAATCAATTCCTAAGTGATAAATCGCATCTACCAATAGCTTTTTAGTGAAATAGCCCTCTTTCAGCAGATAACTAAATGTCTTGATACGATTCGTCATTTCTTGATATTCTTCTACATTCATTTTATCAACTATCGCATGAACTTCTTCTAGGCTATCTGCCACGAAGCCCAATCCTTGATCTACTAGAAATTTAGCAGTTGATAAGCTGCTCGGTACAATCACTGGGATACCAGCTGTTAGATAGGTACTAACCTTATGAGATATATTCAAGGTATAGTATTGGTTACTTTCTCCCTCATTTTGATGGGTTCCCCAGACAATGCCAAATCCACCCTTTGATAATTCTAGCAACAATTCCTCATCTTTTTTCCATCCTTCGATGCTGAGATTTCTAGCACTAGAACTAGCTTCCCCTTTATTTGAAAATACTCTTAAAGGCGTATCTTGAGACCAATTTTGCAAGTCTGGGAAACGCTCTAAACTTCCAGCAAAAAAGAGTTCTTTTTTAAAAGTCGGAGTGTATAAGGATAAATCATGAGGATGATCCCACATCCCTTGAATGAGAATTTTCTTAGTTGTCAAGCCTTCTTCCATCAGGCGTTCTTTCATCTGTTCAGATGGAACAATCAAAACGTCCGATAGATTATACATATACATATACTCTTTCATGAGATAATAATTACTATCAAACATGAGAGGAACAACATCATGGATAAAGCAAACAATTTTTACCTGCATATCCTTCAGCTTATCAAACAAGACTCGATCAAACTCAAAGCCATTCCAAGTAGGAGACTGAAAGACTAAGATATCACCAATAGAAATACTGGCCATAATACCATCCAGACGTTTATTCATTTCAGAAGGACTATCTGAAGCAATATTATAAAAATAGATACCAACTTCTCTAAATCCCAGTTGACTGGCTATCTTTTGTACAGCATTTTGGGCTAGAATAACCGTACTATCACCAGCCATACCGTATAAGTTTGTTAAATGTAGTTTCATATTGTATTATCTCATTTTTTATTAATATTTACGGAAGCAAAGACAATTTTTCCATCATCCTTCGATAAATCTCTGTGAACTGCATATTTTGCTCTTCTAATCTTGCTACTACTCTTT includes these proteins:
- a CDS encoding sugar transferase, coding for MKLHLTNLYGMAGDSTVILAQNAVQKIASQLGFREVGIYFYNIASDSPSEMNKRLDGIMASISIGDILVFQSPTWNGFEFDRVLFDKLKDMQVKIVCFIHDVVPLMFDSNYYLMKEYMYMYNLSDVLIVPSEQMKERLMEEGLTTKKILIQGMWDHPHDLSLYTPTFKKELFFAGSLERFPDLQNWSQDTPLRVFSNKGEASSSARNLSIEGWKKDEELLLELSKGGFGIVWGTHQNEGESNQYYTLNISHKVSTYLTAGIPVIVPSSLSTAKFLVDQGLGFVADSLEEVHAIVDKMNVEEYQEMTNRIKTFSYLLKEGYFTKKLLVDAIYHLGID
- a CDS encoding SP_1767 family glycosyltransferase, with product MIKTIVLAGDRNYTTQLETTIKSILYHNRDVKIYILNQDIMPDWFRKPRKIARVLGSDIIDVKLPEQAVFQNWKKQAHISSIAYARYFIPDYIQEDTVLYLDCDLLINDKLDSLFEQDVREHYIAAIRDANGQGFNTGVLLINNEKWRQENLKERLIEQSIITTKEVEEGRFEHFNGDQTIFNQVLQDDWLELGRAYNLQVGHDVVALYNNWQEHLAFNDKPVVIHFTTYRKPWTTLIANRYRDLWWEFHDLEWNQILQHHIGEFEMTSPLDKEFSCLTLTNSQDLEGIEELVTALPDVVFHIAAWTDMGDKLIKLAVYDNVRLHPQIVPPVLEKLKRKVDIYLDIHQGLEVESILKDVCNVGIPILSFSNTQHGMYDQIVFDKENVNLMIEAIKDYASHSRFLKDYNQETFHCLIFTDTQDIEQLDYLAQYLPHVIFDIAAWTDMGPKLYELQSNYQNIRLHPAITTEKLEQLKVRAGLYLDISCGHSTHDIVRSAHEMNKIIFSFDSTQHGSFGQQIYSSKVPERMVEDIENIISGTFQSRRPAIMVKDIDQTLDYIIENQSSIIRFGDGEMDLMLGKSIPYQVYDENLASQLKEIISLQSDEKLVIGLPNVFADRSNFTPAAEAFWKGHLEHHLKDYVELARANWYGTTFVSRPYIDYMDKSQSFSQFEKLKHIWKDEDILIVEGVTSRSGVGNDLFDGASSIKRIICPSQNAFSRIEEIQEAVLQYAENRLVLCMLGPTAKILSYNLFKKGYRVLDIGHIDSEYEWMKMGAKTKVKFSHKHTAEHNFDQDIEFIEDETYNNQIVARILE